A region from the Flexibacter flexilis DSM 6793 genome encodes:
- a CDS encoding ABC-F family ATP-binding cassette domain-containing protein, translating to MISITNLSFHFGGRTLYDTTSLHIKPKDRIGLIGANGTGKSTLLRLIDGEYQPDGGVISKSNDCSIGFLNQDLLSYQSDDSILHVTMQAFERALQLQVEIDKVLHQMEVNYEDKLVDKLTRLQEEYEQLDGYTLQSRAEEILEGLGFSTESLQRPLREFSGGWRMRVMLAKLLLQKPSLLMLDEPTNHLDLPSIEWIENYLETYEGAIIIVSHDRFFLDNTVETIAEVSQQKINVYSGNYSFYLEEKALRNEIQKGAFENQQAKIRQTERFIERFKAKASKSRQVQSRVKALAKIDMIDDVVDETARVNFRFTFSQQSGRNVLELEDISKAYGSLQILNNTTARIEKGDKIALIGANGRGKSTLLRIIDGSEPIEGKRTAGYNVIKSFFAQHQLESLNVESNLLDELKQTGTAKTEMELRGVLGCFLFSNDDVFKKIKVLSGGEKSRVALAKTLISEANFLLLDEPTNHLDIVSVNILIQALQQYEGTFVVVSHDRFFVSQIANKIWYIEDQEIKEYPGTFEEYEYWREQREADRKAGVTPTPLPKKQNDSAAKENHANDARREAQNNLKKAERQLEQTEQKIAEFEKQKALVDAQLAKPEVFGSVELLHKHNAERTQIEANLAEQMELWEKLVAEIALLQQTIS from the coding sequence ATGATTTCGATTACCAACCTTTCTTTTCATTTTGGAGGCAGAACCCTCTACGATACCACTTCGTTGCACATCAAACCCAAAGACAGAATCGGTCTGATTGGCGCAAACGGAACAGGAAAATCTACGCTGTTGCGTTTGATTGATGGCGAATACCAACCCGACGGCGGTGTTATTTCCAAAAGCAATGATTGTAGCATTGGGTTTTTGAACCAAGATTTGCTGAGTTATCAAAGTGACGATTCTATTTTGCACGTAACCATGCAGGCTTTTGAGCGTGCCTTGCAGTTGCAAGTAGAAATTGATAAAGTTTTGCATCAAATGGAAGTGAACTACGAGGACAAACTCGTGGACAAACTCACTCGCCTACAAGAGGAATACGAGCAACTCGACGGCTATACGTTGCAGTCGCGTGCCGAAGAAATTTTGGAAGGTTTGGGCTTCTCGACTGAGTCGCTGCAACGCCCTTTGCGCGAGTTTTCGGGCGGTTGGCGTATGCGTGTGATGTTGGCCAAATTGCTTTTGCAAAAACCTTCGTTGCTCATGCTCGACGAACCGACCAACCACTTGGACTTGCCGTCTATTGAGTGGATTGAAAACTACTTGGAAACTTACGAAGGTGCGATTATTATCGTTTCCCACGACCGCTTTTTCTTGGACAATACCGTAGAAACCATCGCGGAAGTTTCGCAACAAAAAATAAATGTGTATTCGGGCAATTATTCTTTTTATTTGGAAGAAAAAGCCCTTCGCAACGAAATCCAGAAAGGCGCGTTTGAAAACCAACAAGCCAAAATCCGTCAAACAGAACGTTTTATCGAGCGTTTCAAGGCCAAAGCCAGCAAATCGCGCCAAGTGCAATCGCGCGTGAAAGCATTGGCCAAAATCGACATGATAGACGATGTCGTGGACGAAACGGCGCGCGTAAATTTCCGTTTCACGTTCTCGCAACAGTCTGGCCGCAACGTGTTGGAACTGGAAGATATTTCTAAAGCCTACGGCTCTTTGCAAATCCTCAATAACACGACGGCACGCATCGAAAAAGGCGACAAAATCGCACTTATTGGGGCAAACGGTCGCGGAAAATCAACGCTGTTGCGCATCATCGACGGCAGCGAACCCATCGAAGGCAAACGCACGGCGGGTTACAACGTGATTAAATCGTTTTTTGCGCAACATCAGTTGGAATCTTTAAACGTGGAAAGCAATTTGCTCGACGAACTCAAACAAACAGGCACGGCCAAAACCGAAATGGAATTGCGCGGCGTGTTGGGCTGTTTCTTGTTCAGCAACGATGATGTTTTCAAGAAAATCAAAGTGCTTTCGGGTGGTGAAAAATCGCGCGTGGCATTGGCTAAAACCCTGATTTCGGAAGCTAACTTTTTGCTCTTGGACGAACCGACCAACCACTTGGACATTGTGTCGGTAAACATCCTGATTCAGGCTTTGCAACAGTACGAAGGTACGTTTGTAGTCGTTTCCCACGACCGTTTCTTTGTGTCCCAAATCGCCAACAAAATCTGGTACATCGAAGATCAAGAAATTAAAGAATACCCAGGCACATTTGAGGAGTACGAATATTGGCGTGAACAACGCGAAGCCGACCGCAAAGCAGGTGTTACGCCTACGCCATTGCCTAAAAAGCAAAACGACTCGGCAGCCAAAGAAAACCACGCCAACGATGCGCGTCGCGAGGCTCAAAACAACCTGAAAAAAGCAGAACGCCAACTCGAACAAACCGAGCAAAAAATCGCGGAGTTTGAAAAACAAAAAGCGTTGGTAGATGCACAGTTAGCCAAACCAGAAGTGTTCGGAAGTGTGGAGCTTTTGCACAAACACAACGCAGAACGCACGCAAATCGAAGCGAATTTGGCAGAGCAAATGGAACTTTGGGAAAAATTGGTAGCCGAAATCGCGCTTTTACAACAAACCATTAGTTAA
- a CDS encoding alpha/beta hydrolase-fold protein, which produces MKNIFLLLLGLCIVCQPVLAQKNKATQAKRKPLTRFTKTMMALNRVANLPNAAQRKDAVADFWEEMVSEGNVPYISGDSVAFLYKGEADSVFFHGDFDGWSARPEGFQSRARRVGKTDIWLLKASFPSAARLDYKIVVNDRWILDPANPFQQWGGAGPNSELRMPAWHIEPATVPNYDIVRGNLSENIRIKSRKLGYDVQYQVYTPADYEDLRNLPTIYLTDGQEYSSSQMGSMITVLDNLIANKEIKPVIAVFIDPRNPDTLSQNRREKELLLNDKFVDFVVTELVPEVDYNFKTSRKAADRAMMGLSWGGLSTAYFGYKASHTFSMLGLQSPEFGDKPEIYTFYEQSPKLPISRIFMSTGTIRDTEKSARRMKEIMEKKGYIVQYREVPEGHSWGNWRALIDEPLIYFFAR; this is translated from the coding sequence ATGAAAAATATATTTCTGTTGCTTTTGGGTTTGTGCATTGTTTGTCAGCCAGTTTTGGCACAAAAAAACAAAGCGACTCAAGCTAAACGCAAACCCTTAACCCGTTTTACTAAAACCATGATGGCACTGAATCGAGTAGCCAACTTGCCCAACGCTGCCCAACGCAAAGACGCGGTGGCGGATTTTTGGGAAGAAATGGTTTCGGAAGGAAATGTACCTTATATCTCTGGCGACTCGGTGGCATTTTTGTACAAAGGCGAAGCCGATTCCGTATTTTTTCATGGCGATTTTGATGGCTGGAGCGCACGCCCCGAAGGTTTTCAGAGTCGCGCACGCCGCGTAGGCAAAACAGATATTTGGTTGCTCAAAGCCTCTTTTCCTTCGGCGGCTCGCTTGGATTATAAAATTGTGGTAAATGACCGCTGGATATTAGACCCCGCCAACCCGTTTCAGCAATGGGGCGGTGCTGGGCCAAATTCGGAATTGCGAATGCCCGCGTGGCACATCGAACCCGCTACCGTACCCAACTACGATATTGTACGCGGCAATTTGAGCGAAAATATCCGAATCAAAAGCCGTAAACTTGGTTATGATGTTCAATATCAAGTTTATACACCTGCCGACTACGAGGACTTACGCAATTTGCCGACTATTTACCTGACCGACGGACAAGAATATTCTTCTTCGCAAATGGGAAGTATGATTACGGTTTTGGATAATTTGATTGCCAATAAAGAAATAAAACCAGTGATTGCCGTGTTCATTGACCCGCGCAATCCTGATACGCTTTCGCAGAATCGCCGCGAAAAGGAATTGTTGCTCAATGATAAATTCGTGGATTTTGTGGTTACGGAACTTGTGCCCGAAGTGGATTACAATTTCAAAACCAGCCGCAAGGCTGCCGACCGCGCCATGATGGGGCTGTCGTGGGGTGGTTTAAGTACGGCTTATTTTGGTTATAAGGCTTCGCATACTTTCTCAATGTTAGGGTTACAATCTCCCGAATTTGGCGACAAACCCGAAATTTATACGTTTTACGAACAAAGCCCTAAGTTGCCGATTAGCCGTATTTTTATGAGTACAGGCACGATTAGGGACACGGAAAAAAGTGCCAGACGCATGAAAGAGATTATGGAGAAAAAAGGCTACATCGTGCAGTATCGCGAAGTGCCCGAAGGCCATTCGTGGGGCAATTGGCGTGCGCTAATAGACGAGCCATTAATCTACTTTTTTGCAAGATAA